From one Nitrosococcus halophilus Nc 4 genomic stretch:
- a CDS encoding class I SAM-dependent methyltransferase, whose amino-acid sequence MSNKTLQITDDLYDYLLSVSLRESDILRELREETSTMPRANMQISPEQGQFMALLIELLGAQKTLEVGVFTGYSALWVALALPSEGRIVACDVNPDWTGIAQRYWQRAGVTNKIDLRLGPAIQTLDQLIEAGEAGTFDFAFIDAEKVEYEDYYQRALELVRPGGLIAVDNVLRAGRVIDPSFTDEDTGAIRAFNLARLEDERVTLSMVPIADGLTLARKR is encoded by the coding sequence ATGTCCAACAAAACACTCCAGATTACCGATGACCTCTATGACTATCTGCTCTCGGTTTCCCTCCGGGAGTCCGATATCTTGCGGGAACTTCGGGAAGAAACCTCGACCATGCCCAGGGCCAATATGCAGATTTCCCCGGAGCAAGGTCAATTCATGGCCCTTCTCATAGAGCTACTAGGCGCTCAAAAGACCCTAGAGGTAGGGGTCTTTACCGGCTATAGCGCGCTTTGGGTGGCCCTCGCGCTACCCTCCGAGGGACGGATTGTGGCTTGTGATGTCAATCCCGACTGGACTGGGATCGCCCAGCGCTATTGGCAACGGGCCGGCGTGACCAACAAAATCGATTTACGCCTGGGACCGGCTATTCAGACCCTGGATCAACTCATCGAAGCGGGGGAAGCGGGCACTTTCGACTTTGCCTTTATCGATGCCGAGAAAGTAGAGTACGAGGATTATTACCAACGGGCCTTGGAGCTGGTACGCCCCGGCGGCCTGATCGCCGTTGATAATGTCCTCCGGGCGGGGCGGGTCATCGACCCTAGCTTCACCGATGAAGATACGGGCGCTATTCGCGCTTTCAATTTAGCCCGGCTGGAAGACGAACGGGTCACCCTGAGTATGGTGCCCATTGCCGATGGACTTACCTTAGCACGAAAGCGCTAA
- the moeB gene encoding molybdopterin-synthase adenylyltransferase MoeB has protein sequence MSKITVHIPSPLRGDVGGAEQLQLQADTVGGALKALGVAHPGILNRLLTPEGEVRPFVNLFLGEDNILALQGLETPLKDGDVLTIIPAVAGGSGKDCRLQSLKRSIPEITPTEALALQAKGAVLIDVRESEEIAQGSPAGAYRLGRGYLELRVEQSVPDFNCTVLTLCGSGTRSLFAAESLKQLGYGDVRSIAGGFNRWKDEGLPFEVPQILDGAARSRYSRHLLMPEIGEKGQQKLMASKVLLVGAGGLGSPASLYLAAAGVGTLGLVDHDVVDRSNLQRQVLHRDDRVGMPKVASARQTLAALNPTIRINEYESRLESRNVEEICRDYEVVIDGSDNFPTRYLVNDACVKLGLPNVYGAVYRFEGQICVFWPARSGPCYRCLYPEPPPPELAPSCAEAGVLGVLPGVIGLLQAVEALKILLKLGEPLLGRMLYYDALKASFSELKLARRSHCAYCSEGAVFPGYVNYDQTCSTANVSLKSS, from the coding sequence ATGAGCAAAATTACGGTTCACATTCCCTCCCCCTTACGGGGTGATGTGGGCGGAGCGGAGCAATTGCAACTTCAAGCCGATACGGTAGGCGGTGCCCTTAAGGCATTAGGGGTGGCTCATCCGGGTATTTTAAATCGCTTGCTGACTCCGGAAGGTGAAGTTCGTCCTTTCGTGAATCTCTTTTTGGGGGAGGATAATATTCTCGCTTTGCAAGGACTGGAAACCCCTCTTAAGGACGGGGATGTCCTCACCATTATTCCCGCGGTAGCCGGGGGCAGTGGCAAAGATTGCCGGCTACAGTCATTGAAACGGAGCATTCCGGAAATAACGCCGACAGAGGCATTGGCGCTGCAAGCAAAAGGTGCCGTGCTTATCGATGTTCGAGAAAGTGAAGAGATTGCCCAAGGTAGTCCTGCGGGTGCCTACCGCCTGGGAAGAGGATATTTAGAGCTGCGAGTTGAACAAAGTGTGCCGGACTTCAATTGCACCGTGCTCACCCTGTGCGGGAGTGGAACACGTTCCCTTTTTGCCGCCGAAAGCCTCAAGCAACTGGGTTATGGGGATGTTCGTTCCATTGCCGGAGGGTTTAACCGCTGGAAAGATGAGGGTTTGCCTTTTGAGGTGCCGCAGATATTAGATGGGGCGGCGCGGAGCCGTTATTCCCGCCATCTTCTGATGCCGGAAATCGGAGAGAAAGGCCAGCAAAAACTGATGGCGAGCAAAGTGTTGTTGGTGGGGGCCGGAGGGCTCGGATCGCCTGCCAGCTTATATTTAGCAGCGGCAGGGGTGGGGACTCTAGGGTTGGTTGATCACGATGTGGTGGACCGCAGCAACCTCCAACGCCAGGTCCTGCATCGGGATGATCGGGTCGGGATGCCCAAGGTGGCCTCCGCCCGTCAAACTTTGGCAGCGTTGAATCCCACCATCCGTATCAACGAGTATGAATCCCGTCTAGAGAGCCGCAACGTGGAAGAGATTTGTAGGGACTATGAGGTGGTCATCGATGGTTCCGACAACTTTCCCACCCGTTACTTGGTCAATGATGCCTGCGTTAAATTGGGACTGCCCAATGTGTATGGGGCCGTGTACCGTTTCGAAGGCCAGATCTGTGTCTTTTGGCCGGCCCGCTCAGGCCCCTGTTACCGTTGTCTCTATCCGGAACCGCCCCCCCCGGAATTAGCCCCTTCCTGTGCCGAAGCGGGTGTCCTTGGCGTGTTGCCCGGTGTTATCGGCCTATTGCAGGCGGTGGAGGCCCTTAAAATCCTGTTGAAACTGGGCGAGCCCCTGCTCGGCCGGATGCTGTATTATGATGCCCTTAAAGCTAGTTTTTCCGAACTCAAGCTGGCGCGGCGATCCCATTGTGCCTATTGCAGCGAGGGCGCGGTGTTTCCAGGCTACGTAAATTACGATCAGACTTGCAGCACCGCAAATGTTTCGTTGAAGTCTTCTTGA
- a CDS encoding citryl-CoA lyase, with protein MSKEREVIHSRVWEEVAEPDNPFAAAACYCSGYDVYGDLLGKASWIEYLYLLLKQERPAPEKAKLLEGLAVAVANPGPREHSVRAAMCAGVGGSTSASSLMAALAVGAGQLNGAHEVAVAMAYWQDCGKNLMAWQERLKHPLQEERADIWLPLEHPPGFDPHGASCATPVRQTLAFLAKYHSEGVLTWLQQHRLELEAAANCPLAMSGVAAAAMIDLDFSIQQGEMLYLLLRLPGAAAHALEQQEYGWRRYPFFANGLKLSTEPQL; from the coding sequence ATGAGCAAGGAACGGGAGGTTATCCATAGCCGGGTCTGGGAAGAAGTTGCGGAACCAGATAACCCTTTTGCGGCGGCGGCTTGTTATTGTTCCGGGTATGACGTTTACGGGGACTTGTTGGGTAAAGCCAGTTGGATTGAATATTTATACCTGCTCTTAAAACAAGAGCGTCCCGCTCCAGAGAAGGCCAAACTTTTGGAAGGACTTGCCGTGGCTGTCGCTAACCCAGGGCCGCGGGAACACAGCGTTCGTGCCGCCATGTGCGCCGGGGTAGGCGGCTCCACTTCCGCTTCCTCTCTGATGGCTGCCCTTGCGGTTGGTGCCGGTCAGTTAAATGGTGCCCATGAAGTGGCTGTGGCTATGGCCTATTGGCAGGACTGCGGTAAAAATTTAATGGCATGGCAGGAGCGTCTTAAACACCCCCTGCAAGAGGAACGGGCTGATATTTGGTTGCCCTTGGAGCACCCTCCTGGTTTTGATCCCCATGGCGCCAGTTGTGCCACGCCGGTGCGGCAAACCCTCGCTTTTCTGGCAAAGTATCACTCCGAAGGTGTTTTAACTTGGTTGCAGCAACATCGATTGGAACTTGAGGCTGCGGCCAATTGCCCCTTGGCGATGAGCGGGGTAGCCGCTGCAGCAATGATTGACCTGGACTTTAGTATTCAACAAGGTGAGATGCTGTATCTGTTACTCCGCTTACCTGGGGCAGCCGCCCATGCTTTGGAGCAGCAAGAGTATGGCTGGCGCCGCTATCCATTTTTTGCCAATGGTTTGAAATTAAGCACTGAACCACAATTGTAG
- a CDS encoding cation-translocating P-type ATPase, translating into MPISHQQRKNPPQSSDLIRFPLVQPVHTTVRGRARFKIPLLYRARHLKAPLEKKLQALKSIHSASINPVLGSVLVQFDPAVPLSEIIALIQQQVATVVRDIPPPEKKSPQASKAHGSSSGFATITSIFEYWTRRNEPKPDQFAGSKSEQPKDASRGHAKESAHQNNSLPLSTPAPTGDGATWHSLESAQVLQHLDSDFHSGLTTAEASQRLAHYGPNQLLQAQARSPLQIFLSQFNSLPVWLLGASAGIAIFTGGMVDAAVILGVVLINATIGFVTERYAERTLTTALAQMDSHTTVVLREGQPLQMSAEEVVPGDVILLAPGNYVPADIRLLAAKRLSLDESALTGESLPVAKDPEFLGKEETPLGDRLNMSYMGTMVTGGNGRGIVVATGTATEIGKIQAMVGSTKLPETPMERQLDQIGTQLAILSAAVCGGVYVVGLLRGYSWLEMLKSSISLAVAAVPEGLPPVATTTLALGMRTMNRRKVLIRRLDAVETLGSIQVICLDKTGTLTKNRMTVVNINTGRGEIIVNDGHFYLSGDRIEPAQLQDLLRLFQVIALCNESELETDNTTNGSSTENALLEATGLAGIDIHQLRQEFPRLETQYRAEGRNYMKTTHASPSPEGKRFLAVKGSPSQVLAMCRWHTHNGRQVEIQEEDRAAFLAQNEAMAADSLRVLGVAYTWLEPDQPSKNAKLTWLGLVGMSDPVRTGMAELMNRFHAAGIDTVMITGDQSATAYAIGKQLSLAKGEQLQILDSTHLEKLDPELLSGLVQQVHVFSRVSPAHKLQIVQALQRAGKVVAMTGDGINDSPALKAADIGIAMGSTGTEVARGVADVVLEDDNLHTMVGAVEQGRTIYGNIRKSIHFLLATNFSEIEVMLAAIALGLGQPLNPMQLLWINLITDIFPGLALALDPPDKEILNKSPRDPRESIIQRQELKRMGLESVAIAAGSLSSYGYALWRYGPGPKAGTHAFTSLTLAQLLHSYSCRFPQQSLLSGGRPPPNPYLNWAVGGSIGAQALASLIPGLRNILGITPISLIDGLVIGAGATLPFLINEATKPTGKLPAPLSPETDPPAAEANPQGES; encoded by the coding sequence ATGCCCATCAGCCACCAACAAAGAAAAAATCCTCCCCAGTCTTCCGATCTCATTCGCTTTCCCCTAGTACAGCCCGTGCACACCACCGTGAGGGGTCGGGCGCGGTTTAAAATACCGCTTCTTTACCGTGCCCGACACCTGAAAGCACCCCTAGAGAAAAAGCTACAAGCACTAAAATCAATCCATAGCGCCAGCATAAATCCTGTGCTGGGAAGCGTATTAGTTCAATTCGACCCTGCTGTTCCCCTCAGCGAGATTATTGCTTTAATCCAGCAGCAGGTCGCCACTGTGGTGCGGGATATCCCTCCCCCTGAAAAGAAAAGTCCCCAAGCCTCCAAAGCTCACGGCTCGTCAAGTGGCTTTGCCACCATTACTTCGATTTTCGAGTACTGGACCCGACGCAACGAGCCTAAACCAGACCAATTCGCCGGAAGCAAATCGGAACAACCGAAGGACGCCTCCAGGGGGCACGCCAAGGAAAGCGCCCATCAAAACAACTCACTCCCCCTGTCGACGCCCGCGCCCACTGGGGACGGCGCCACCTGGCACAGCCTTGAATCAGCCCAGGTGCTGCAGCACTTAGACAGTGATTTCCATTCCGGCCTGACGACCGCCGAGGCCAGCCAACGCCTGGCCCATTATGGGCCTAATCAATTGCTGCAAGCCCAAGCCCGCTCCCCCCTGCAGATCTTTTTGTCCCAGTTCAATAGCCTCCCGGTTTGGTTGCTAGGCGCTTCTGCGGGTATTGCTATTTTCACCGGGGGGATGGTGGATGCCGCCGTTATCCTCGGAGTGGTGCTCATCAACGCCACCATCGGCTTTGTAACCGAACGATACGCGGAACGGACCCTCACTACTGCCCTTGCCCAGATGGACTCCCATACCACCGTGGTGCTCCGGGAAGGTCAACCCCTGCAAATGTCTGCAGAAGAAGTGGTCCCGGGGGATGTGATCTTGCTGGCCCCTGGCAATTATGTCCCTGCCGACATCCGATTATTAGCCGCGAAACGCCTCAGTCTGGATGAGTCCGCCTTAACCGGAGAAAGCTTGCCCGTTGCCAAAGACCCTGAGTTTCTCGGCAAAGAGGAGACGCCCCTCGGCGACCGCTTGAACATGAGCTACATGGGAACGATGGTCACCGGGGGCAACGGCCGGGGCATTGTCGTCGCCACTGGAACAGCCACCGAAATCGGCAAAATTCAGGCTATGGTGGGCAGCACTAAGCTCCCGGAGACCCCTATGGAACGGCAACTGGACCAAATAGGGACCCAACTGGCCATCCTCAGCGCTGCCGTTTGCGGAGGAGTCTATGTGGTGGGCTTGTTGCGGGGCTATAGCTGGTTGGAAATGCTTAAATCCTCTATCTCCCTGGCGGTTGCCGCCGTACCGGAAGGCCTGCCCCCGGTGGCCACCACCACCCTGGCCCTGGGCATGCGAACCATGAACCGGCGCAAGGTACTGATCCGGCGGCTGGATGCAGTGGAAACCCTGGGCTCGATACAGGTGATTTGCCTGGACAAGACCGGCACCCTTACCAAAAACCGTATGACCGTAGTAAATATCAACACGGGAAGGGGAGAAATTATCGTCAACGATGGCCATTTCTACCTCTCTGGGGATCGGATCGAGCCGGCGCAACTCCAAGATCTCTTGCGTCTTTTCCAAGTCATCGCCCTCTGTAACGAATCCGAATTGGAGACAGACAACACCACCAACGGTTCCTCCACGGAAAATGCCTTGCTAGAAGCCACCGGCCTGGCGGGTATTGATATCCACCAGCTGCGGCAAGAGTTTCCCAGGCTCGAAACTCAATACCGTGCCGAAGGCCGCAACTATATGAAAACTACCCACGCTTCTCCCTCTCCCGAGGGCAAGCGGTTTTTAGCCGTCAAGGGCAGTCCCTCCCAGGTGTTGGCCATGTGCCGCTGGCATACCCACAATGGCAGGCAAGTTGAAATCCAGGAGGAGGACCGAGCCGCTTTTCTAGCCCAGAATGAGGCCATGGCGGCAGACTCCCTGCGGGTGCTGGGCGTTGCCTACACTTGGCTAGAGCCGGATCAACCCTCCAAAAACGCCAAACTGACTTGGCTTGGCCTGGTGGGAATGAGCGATCCGGTACGCACCGGCATGGCCGAGCTGATGAATCGCTTCCACGCCGCCGGTATCGATACCGTTATGATTACCGGCGATCAAAGCGCTACCGCCTATGCCATTGGAAAACAACTTAGCCTGGCCAAAGGGGAACAACTCCAAATCCTCGATTCCACCCATTTGGAAAAACTAGACCCAGAACTGCTATCGGGGCTGGTGCAGCAGGTCCATGTTTTCTCCCGGGTCAGCCCGGCCCACAAACTGCAAATCGTGCAAGCCTTGCAACGGGCAGGAAAAGTGGTAGCCATGACCGGCGACGGGATCAACGATAGCCCGGCGCTGAAGGCCGCCGATATCGGGATTGCCATGGGCAGTACGGGAACGGAAGTGGCCCGGGGGGTCGCCGATGTGGTGCTGGAAGATGATAATTTGCACACCATGGTCGGCGCTGTGGAACAGGGCCGCACTATCTACGGTAATATCCGCAAATCGATCCATTTCTTGCTGGCCACCAACTTTAGCGAAATTGAGGTGATGTTGGCCGCTATCGCCCTCGGCCTCGGACAACCCCTCAATCCCATGCAGTTACTATGGATCAACCTCATCACAGATATCTTTCCCGGTCTCGCTCTGGCCCTCGATCCCCCCGATAAGGAGATCCTGAATAAATCTCCCCGGGATCCCCGAGAATCCATTATTCAACGCCAAGAACTCAAGCGAATGGGGCTGGAATCGGTGGCGATCGCTGCCGGCAGCTTATCCAGTTATGGCTATGCCCTGTGGCGTTATGGCCCTGGCCCTAAGGCAGGCACCCATGCCTTTACCAGCTTGACCTTAGCCCAATTGCTCCACTCCTATAGCTGCCGCTTCCCCCAGCAGAGCCTCTTGAGCGGCGGCCGGCCTCCGCCTAACCCTTACCTTAACTGGGCGGTGGGGGGCTCCATTGGAGCCCAAGCCTTGGCCAGCTTGATTCCGGGACTGCGCAATATTCTGGGTATCACGCCTATCAGCCTCATAGATGGTTTGGTCATTGGGGCCGGGGCCACCCTCCCCTTCCTCATCAACGAGGCCACCAAGCCTACAGGCAAACTTCCAGCCCCTCTCAGCCCGGAAACCGACCCTCCCGCAGCCGAAGCCAACCCTCAAGGAGAATCCTAA
- a CDS encoding thiamine pyrophosphate-binding protein: protein MPSRTVSVAQGSVSQPQLEAGDLLVAYLAQLSVDYVFGVPGGAIEPLYNALARSARRGGPGSVVARHETGAAFMADGYGRQTGKLAVCCATTGPGATNLITGVASAYENHIPMLVITAQTALSNFGRGAFQESSCTGINTVGLFQYCSRYSTLVSHVDQLEHKLSTAIMMAYQSPRGPTHLSIPLDILRSTSPVEKPSYNLATLLHQPSLLDDDAVKALCCQIEQAKKVVFVVGEECSEAIGTILELALLIQAEVVTTPHGKGLVSPYHPLFRGVVGFAGHLSASEALSDPKVDAVVVFGANLGEWASNGWDANTLLNNRLIHIENTEGNLTRTPMARLHVRGTIDTICERVLDYLHSRLPKEAGQISRIERRRHDSPMRSTTVRESKWHFQLDEEAKYYDDSTPIKPQRLMRELTRLFPPNTRFLADTGNSMAWAIHYLQPSDRRLAGRRDARGGIFRSCLEFASMGWAIGAAVGTALGAPGNPVVCITGDGSLLMSGQEITVAIQERLPVIFIILNDAALGMVKHGQRLAKAEPIAFELPQINYCAYAEAMGVPGHVIHAPQDLLELDIEAICQRPGPTLIDVRVDPEEVPPIKTRIRILGTSQ from the coding sequence ATGCCAAGTCGAACGGTTAGCGTGGCCCAAGGAAGCGTATCTCAGCCACAATTAGAGGCAGGAGATTTATTAGTTGCTTATTTGGCGCAATTATCTGTGGACTATGTGTTTGGGGTGCCGGGAGGCGCTATTGAGCCATTATATAATGCTTTAGCCCGCAGCGCCCGCCGTGGGGGGCCGGGATCAGTGGTCGCCCGCCACGAAACGGGGGCTGCCTTTATGGCTGATGGTTATGGGCGTCAGACCGGCAAGCTAGCCGTTTGTTGCGCCACTACCGGTCCGGGTGCCACCAACCTGATCACAGGGGTGGCCTCAGCCTATGAGAACCATATTCCCATGTTGGTGATTACCGCCCAGACCGCTTTGAGTAATTTTGGGCGGGGGGCTTTCCAGGAATCCTCTTGTACCGGAATTAACACCGTCGGATTATTTCAGTATTGCTCCCGCTATAGTACTTTAGTCTCCCACGTGGACCAATTGGAACATAAGCTCAGTACGGCGATCATGATGGCCTATCAGTCCCCCCGCGGTCCCACCCATCTGAGCATCCCTTTAGATATCTTGCGTAGTACCAGCCCCGTTGAAAAACCTTCCTATAATCTCGCCACCCTGTTACATCAACCTTCCTTGCTAGATGATGATGCGGTAAAAGCACTCTGTTGCCAGATTGAACAGGCAAAGAAAGTCGTGTTTGTGGTAGGGGAAGAATGTAGTGAAGCGATTGGCACTATTCTGGAACTGGCCCTGTTAATTCAGGCCGAAGTGGTTACCACGCCCCATGGTAAAGGGCTGGTTAGTCCCTATCATCCCTTATTCCGCGGTGTCGTTGGTTTTGCCGGGCATCTCAGTGCCAGTGAGGCCTTGTCTGATCCAAAAGTGGATGCCGTGGTGGTATTTGGCGCTAACCTGGGGGAATGGGCGAGCAATGGCTGGGATGCAAATACGCTTCTCAATAACCGGCTAATCCACATAGAGAACACAGAGGGTAATTTGACTCGCACCCCCATGGCCCGGTTGCACGTACGGGGAACAATTGACACCATTTGCGAGCGCGTATTGGATTATCTTCACAGCCGCCTGCCGAAAGAAGCGGGACAGATCTCTCGGATAGAACGCAGGCGACATGATTCCCCCATGCGGAGTACCACAGTACGAGAGTCAAAGTGGCATTTTCAGCTTGACGAGGAGGCGAAGTATTACGATGACTCTACGCCCATTAAGCCGCAACGGCTAATGAGGGAGCTCACCCGCTTGTTTCCCCCCAATACTCGCTTCCTAGCAGATACGGGAAACAGCATGGCTTGGGCAATCCACTACTTACAACCCTCCGATCGGCGTTTAGCCGGTCGGCGTGATGCGAGAGGGGGGATATTCCGTAGTTGTCTGGAATTTGCCTCGATGGGGTGGGCTATTGGCGCCGCTGTGGGGACTGCGTTAGGCGCCCCCGGCAACCCGGTGGTATGTATTACGGGGGATGGTAGTCTGCTCATGAGTGGTCAAGAGATTACCGTGGCGATTCAAGAAAGATTGCCTGTGATTTTCATTATTCTAAATGATGCCGCCCTAGGGATGGTGAAGCATGGCCAGCGATTAGCAAAGGCTGAACCCATCGCCTTTGAACTCCCACAAATCAATTATTGTGCCTATGCTGAGGCCATGGGAGTCCCCGGTCATGTTATCCACGCTCCGCAGGACCTGCTTGAACTTGATATTGAGGCCATTTGTCAACGGCCAGGTCCCACTCTTATTGATGTGCGAGTCGATCCGGAGGAGGTGCCCCCCATCAAGACCCGGATACGGATATTGGGGACGTCGCAATGA
- the thiD gene encoding bifunctional hydroxymethylpyrimidine kinase/phosphomethylpyrimidine kinase yields the protein MDGRVLIIAGSDSGGGAGIQADIKTVTALGGYAATAITALTAQNTQGIFAVLPVAPHFIAEQARRVLSDIGADCIKIGMLHSAAAIETVADVLEELARGIPLLLDPVMIAKDGTPLLDQAALKTLKQRLLPQTHLITPNLPEAAALTGLNISHPEAMPEAANALLELGPTAVLLKGGHLPGHHLHDLLMTRDYKESFQTRRIPTPHTHGTGCTLASAIATGLAQKQLLPEAVRRAHAYVQEAIRTAPGHGQGQGPLNHTHTVSPFEV from the coding sequence ATGGATGGTCGCGTCCTGATCATTGCCGGCTCGGATTCCGGTGGCGGCGCTGGAATTCAGGCTGACATTAAAACCGTCACCGCCCTGGGTGGCTATGCCGCCACGGCAATTACCGCCCTCACCGCCCAAAATACCCAAGGGATCTTTGCGGTGCTGCCGGTAGCGCCTCATTTCATCGCTGAACAGGCACGGCGGGTGCTGTCGGATATCGGCGCCGACTGTATCAAAATCGGGATGCTCCATTCAGCGGCAGCTATTGAAACGGTGGCCGATGTTTTGGAAGAGCTGGCGAGGGGCATTCCTCTCCTTCTTGATCCGGTGATGATAGCCAAAGACGGGACTCCACTCCTTGATCAAGCCGCCCTCAAGACCTTAAAACAGCGTTTGCTCCCCCAGACCCACTTGATTACGCCGAATCTCCCGGAGGCCGCAGCGCTTACCGGCCTTAACATCAGCCATCCTGAGGCCATGCCAGAGGCGGCAAACGCATTGCTGGAGCTCGGCCCTACCGCCGTCCTGCTCAAAGGGGGGCATCTTCCTGGCCATCACCTCCATGATCTGCTGATGACACGGGATTATAAAGAAAGTTTCCAAACCCGGCGCATCCCGACCCCCCATACCCATGGGACAGGATGCACGCTGGCTTCGGCCATTGCCACCGGCCTTGCTCAAAAGCAACTCCTTCCGGAGGCGGTTCGGCGAGCCCATGCCTATGTACAAGAGGCAATCCGCACCGCTCCCGGCCATGGGCAAGGCCAGGGACCGCTCAACCATACCCATACCGTGAGTCCCTTTGAGGTCTAA
- a CDS encoding citrate/2-methylcitrate synthase, translated as MQGPEYLFENEDHWVTNIGAWFPGERVVFRGKDLFHELQDLPWMGLLLYGITGKIPNEKQIRLFEGIWTLCTSYPDPRLWNNRVAALAGTARSTAALAIGAANAVSEASIYGRRPDIRAIDFLLRTKCQLDKGADIEELVRKELKKYKLIPGYGRPITKKDERIEPLMALAGELGFAQGPYLELAFAIEEILLKGRWRLYMNIAAVAAALAADQGLSRREYYHYLVLCFSAGMFPCYLDALKKSEGTFFPLRCDRVKYEGKQHRYWEVPNKVCIESK; from the coding sequence ATGCAAGGACCTGAATATCTTTTCGAAAATGAAGACCATTGGGTGACGAACATAGGGGCTTGGTTTCCGGGGGAGCGGGTCGTTTTCCGCGGCAAGGATTTATTTCATGAGCTTCAAGATCTTCCCTGGATGGGTTTGCTTCTTTATGGCATTACAGGGAAGATTCCTAATGAGAAACAGATCCGGCTGTTTGAAGGCATTTGGACATTGTGCACGAGCTATCCCGATCCAAGGTTGTGGAATAATCGTGTTGCCGCGCTAGCAGGTACGGCTAGAAGCACCGCTGCGTTAGCTATAGGAGCAGCGAATGCCGTCTCCGAAGCATCGATCTATGGGCGGCGGCCAGATATTCGGGCTATTGATTTTTTACTGCGGACAAAATGCCAATTAGATAAAGGTGCCGATATAGAAGAGCTTGTCAGGAAGGAATTAAAAAAATATAAACTTATTCCAGGATATGGTCGTCCTATTACAAAAAAAGACGAACGTATTGAACCGCTTATGGCTTTAGCTGGAGAATTAGGCTTTGCTCAAGGTCCTTATCTGGAGCTTGCATTTGCTATCGAGGAAATTTTGTTAAAAGGCCGGTGGCGTTTGTATATGAATATTGCTGCCGTGGCAGCAGCATTAGCAGCAGATCAGGGGTTGTCTCGCCGTGAATATTATCACTACTTAGTTTTATGTTTTTCTGCGGGTATGTTTCCTTGTTATTTAGATGCACTAAAAAAGTCGGAGGGTACCTTTTTTCCTTTGCGTTGTGATCGGGTTAAATATGAAGGCAAACAACATCGCTATTGGGAAGTTCCAAATAAGGTATGTATAGAATCAAAGTAA